The following proteins are co-located in the Caviibacter abscessus genome:
- a CDS encoding OmpA family protein has protein sequence MRKLGIIALSLSALNVFAWEVQIKSGYDFYRGRSKDIKISANSTHNLSEPGFTLGLEFIPFNKSFIEVGFGTEYNFGTTHPLYTKTQNTHQNDSGYTIPIYTLIKGNLLRNDTNTQALYTFGRIGYAFSADKAEKSYPKNSGFYFGAGLGFEIKYFVFEGLYEAIYHYSAINGSSIHNIDHKTGIRTGIRFGDFSKKKPVIVKPIIPVKSSVKTEEPNHEPKIYKTHGKLINASCDEATKKCIIHGFAADGGAISAEEQEDIKEIATLINDFIGKGYVEIVGHTDSKGSDAYNINLSFKRAQNIAKLLQESGLTNDIKISIISGRGESEPIATNDTEEGRYLNRRVEIKFSDVELVKME, from the coding sequence ATGAGAAAACTTGGAATTATAGCATTATCTTTATCTGCGTTAAATGTTTTTGCTTGGGAAGTACAAATTAAGAGTGGTTATGATTTTTATAGAGGTAGAAGTAAGGATATAAAAATATCAGCCAACTCAACACATAATTTGAGTGAACCAGGATTTACTTTAGGCCTCGAATTTATACCATTTAATAAAAGTTTTATAGAGGTTGGATTTGGTACGGAATATAACTTTGGTACAACACATCCCTTATATACCAAAACACAAAATACACATCAAAATGATTCAGGATATACAATACCTATATATACTTTAATTAAAGGAAATCTTTTAAGAAATGATACAAATACACAAGCTTTATACACATTTGGTAGAATAGGTTACGCTTTTTCAGCTGATAAAGCAGAAAAATCATATCCTAAAAATAGTGGATTTTACTTTGGTGCAGGACTAGGTTTTGAAATCAAATACTTTGTGTTTGAAGGATTATATGAAGCAATATATCATTATAGTGCTATTAATGGTTCTTCTATTCATAATATAGACCACAAAACAGGAATAAGAACAGGAATTAGATTTGGAGATTTTTCTAAGAAAAAGCCTGTGATTGTTAAGCCAATAATTCCTGTTAAATCAAGTGTTAAAACTGAAGAACCAAATCATGAACCAAAAATATATAAAACTCATGGTAAATTAATAAATGCTTCATGTGATGAAGCTACAAAGAAATGTATAATACACGGTTTTGCAGCTGACGGTGGAGCAATAAGTGCAGAAGAACAGGAAGATATAAAAGAAATAGCTACATTAATAAATGATTTTATAGGAAAAGGTTATGTTGAAATAGTAGGGCATACAGATTCAAAAGGGTCAGATGCATATAATATAAATTTATCATTTAAAAGGGCACAGAATATAGCAAAATTATTACAAGAATCAGGGCTTACTAATGATATAAAAATATCAATTATAAGTGGTAGAGGAGAAAGTGAACCAATAGCTACTAATGATACAGAAGAAGGAAGATATTTAAATAGAAGAGTAGAAATAAAGTTCAGTGATGTAGAACTTGTAAAAATGGAATAG
- a CDS encoding OmpA family protein, whose product MKKLAIIALSLATLNAFAWEVQIKGGYDFYRGRSKDIKVAGSKLTSTHNLSESGFTLGVEVIPFNKGVFEFGLGTEYNFATVHPLYTKTQNTHQNGGYTIPLYALFKGNILRDNTNTKALYALGRLGYSFSADKAEKSYPKNSGLYFGAGLGFEIKYFVFEGLYDAVYHYSQTNGSATVAQMSTSPSSNTHNIDHKAGIRTGFRFGDFSKKKPVVKPIIPVEPIVVKPEPMPEPKPEPEPKPEPKVYKTYGKLINASCDEATKECIIHGFAVDGGVPSAEEQQNIGEIAALINDFAGTGYAEIIGHTDSKGSDAYNDKLSLSRAQNVAKLLQESGLTDGIKISSIIGRGEREPMATNATPEGRYLNRRVVIKFSDLILEKTIVK is encoded by the coding sequence ATGAAAAAACTGGCAATTATAGCGTTATCTTTAGCTACATTAAACGCTTTTGCTTGGGAAGTACAGATTAAGGGTGGGTATGATTTTTATAGAGGAAGAAGTAAAGATATAAAAGTTGCAGGTTCAAAATTAACATCAACACATAATTTAAGTGAATCAGGATTTACTTTAGGTGTTGAAGTTATACCGTTTAATAAAGGTGTTTTTGAATTTGGATTAGGAACTGAATATAACTTTGCTACAGTACATCCTTTATATACTAAAACACAAAATACACACCAAAATGGAGGATATACTATACCTTTATATGCTCTATTTAAAGGGAATATTTTAAGAGATAATACAAATACAAAAGCTTTATACGCCTTAGGAAGATTAGGTTATTCTTTTTCAGCAGATAAAGCAGAAAAATCATATCCTAAAAATAGTGGACTGTATTTTGGAGCAGGATTAGGATTTGAAATCAAATACTTTGTGTTTGAAGGATTATATGATGCAGTTTATCATTATAGTCAAACAAACGGTAGTGCTACAGTAGCACAAATGTCAACATCACCTTCTTCAAATACTCATAATATAGACCACAAAGCAGGAATAAGAACAGGATTTAGATTTGGAGATTTTTCTAAGAAAAAACCAGTAGTTAAACCTATTATACCGGTTGAACCTATTGTTGTTAAGCCTGAACCAATGCCAGAGCCAAAACCTGAACCTGAACCTAAACCTGAGCCAAAAGTATACAAAACTTATGGTAAATTAATAAATGCATCCTGTGATGAAGCTACAAAAGAATGTATTATACATGGTTTTGCAGTTGATGGTGGAGTACCAAGTGCTGAAGAACAACAAAATATAGGAGAAATAGCAGCATTAATAAATGATTTTGCTGGAACAGGATATGCTGAAATAATAGGGCATACAGATTCAAAAGGCTCAGATGCGTATAATGATAAATTATCATTATCAAGAGCACAAAATGTAGCAAAATTATTACAAGAATCAGGACTTACTGATGGTATAAAAATATCAAGCATAATTGGTAGAGGAGAAAGAGAGCCTATGGCTACTAATGCTACACCAGAAGGAAGATATTTAAATAGAAGAGTAGTAATTAAATTTAGCGATTTAATACTAGAAAAAACAATAGTTAAATAA